One region of Afipia carboxidovorans OM5 genomic DNA includes:
- a CDS encoding type II toxin-antitoxin system YhaV family toxin, which translates to MSDDPFELSGWTIYAHPVFLDQLEALIAAVEKARKKDSQGYRKKRTAKLLAAVLKVAFDDIPSDPTRDSYRQGDTLGDEYTHWFGAKFLQQFRLFFRYQQSAGPKIIVLAWVNDDSTLRVYESANDAYAVFRNMLDRGNPPDAWNDLVAAASSGESERRLSRSTRGS; encoded by the coding sequence GTGAGCGACGACCCTTTCGAGCTCAGCGGTTGGACAATTTATGCCCATCCGGTGTTTCTCGACCAACTCGAGGCTTTGATCGCGGCGGTCGAAAAGGCGCGCAAGAAAGATTCGCAGGGATACAGGAAAAAGCGCACCGCAAAACTCCTGGCGGCTGTCTTGAAAGTGGCGTTCGACGACATCCCTAGTGACCCGACGCGCGACTCATATCGGCAGGGCGACACGCTCGGTGACGAGTACACACACTGGTTCGGCGCGAAGTTCCTGCAGCAGTTCAGGCTGTTCTTCCGGTATCAGCAATCGGCAGGCCCCAAGATAATTGTCCTCGCCTGGGTGAACGACGACTCGACATTGCGCGTCTACGAGAGCGCGAACGACGCTTACGCTGTCTTCAGGAATATGCTCGACCGCGGAAACCCGCCGGACGCTTGGAACGACCTAGTAGCTGCGGCCTCAAGCGGCGAATCCGAGCGGCGCCTGTCGCGGTCGACGCGCGGAAGTTGA
- a CDS encoding ArdC family protein, giving the protein MSRREEKPRADVYARITDRIVADLERGVRPWVRPWNAANAAGRITRPLRYNGMPYQGINVLLLWSEAVSRGFASSTWMTFKQSLELGGHIRKGETGTMVVYANKIIKTETDDKGDDVERTVPFLRAYTVFCVDQIDGLPDPYYISIAPSAPTERRLAHADAFFANTGATIRHGGDKAYYAPSLDLIQMPPFESFRDAESYTATLAHECVHWTAPAHRVNRDLSRYAKDRSERAREELVAELGACFLSADLGIVPELEPRADHASYLASWLEVLSNDRRFIFSAAAHAQRAVTYLHGLQPTAAEVDKAA; this is encoded by the coding sequence ATGAGCAGGAGAGAAGAAAAACCGCGCGCCGATGTCTACGCGCGCATCACTGATCGCATCGTCGCCGACCTGGAGCGCGGCGTGCGGCCGTGGGTCAGGCCGTGGAATGCGGCCAATGCTGCCGGGCGCATTACGCGACCTCTGCGATATAACGGGATGCCCTACCAAGGCATCAACGTCCTGCTGCTCTGGTCGGAAGCTGTGTCGCGCGGATTCGCGTCGTCGACATGGATGACGTTCAAGCAATCGCTCGAACTCGGCGGCCACATCCGCAAAGGCGAGACCGGGACGATGGTGGTCTACGCCAACAAGATCATCAAGACGGAGACGGATGACAAGGGCGACGATGTCGAGCGGACGGTTCCGTTCCTGCGTGCCTACACCGTGTTCTGCGTTGACCAGATCGACGGCCTGCCCGACCCCTACTACATATCGATCGCTCCAAGCGCCCCAACCGAACGACGCCTCGCGCACGCCGACGCGTTCTTCGCCAACACCGGCGCGACGATCCGGCATGGCGGCGACAAGGCGTATTACGCACCATCGCTCGACCTCATCCAAATGCCGCCGTTCGAGAGTTTCCGCGACGCCGAGAGCTACACCGCGACGCTGGCGCACGAGTGCGTGCACTGGACGGCACCGGCGCACCGCGTCAACCGCGATCTCAGCCGCTACGCCAAGGACCGCAGCGAGCGCGCGCGCGAGGAGCTGGTCGCCGAACTCGGCGCGTGCTTTCTCAGCGCCGACCTCGGGATTGTGCCCGAGCTCGAGCCGCGCGCGGACCACGCGAGCTACCTCGCGTCGTGGCTGGAGGTGCTGTCCAACGACAGGCGTTTCATCTTCTCCGCCGCGGCGCACGCGCAACGCGCTGTCACGTACTTGCACGGCCTTCAGCCGACGGCGGCCGAGGTCGACAAGGCGGCGTGA
- a CDS encoding Eco57I restriction-modification methylase domain-containing protein, producing MEGKINAQLEAGRPWQADLCQFFTRASVAELCLRYVAFPENILTMRLLEPAAGQGAFFLPLLPRLVDACHAQGKKIDTLGPVIRAYEVDPEVAASLRAKCIGKLEDLGISRAKAKDIAQSWIKHEDFLETRPSKRFTHIVSNPPYIRWDAIPARLRDVYKARFKSFKQRADLYVAFIEHALGLLESHGQLAFLCPGTWTRNVYGNAIRETFTSRGQLKSIIDFSDVDSFETSADAYPHFFVFQRDISGPTKISSVKGVDNIEISGDEIVRTFLPSASPLLLTRNSAAENAVNAARQRFPKLEDVGCTIRVGSATGCNDVFLGEAKDFAIERSRLLPFVNASSIHDGEVRWTGTHIVNVFDKNGKVAALSKFPRMAAYLRKNKKALQSRAKASQSKVWWRTIDSLHPDWHASPKLLIVDVSAAPVIGIDLHGYCAGSGVYQIKSDHWPLADLLTFLSAGVLGLFVASLSAGSKAGFHRFQKYQIAAVHMPRWADLSPGWRVKFKDARKAKDGRAVLNLVAELYECDASLLENHVARDWDAFCSKRPRQ from the coding sequence ATGGAGGGGAAGATTAATGCTCAGCTGGAGGCCGGAAGGCCTTGGCAAGCTGATTTGTGCCAGTTCTTTACGCGTGCCTCAGTGGCGGAGCTATGTCTCCGCTACGTAGCTTTTCCTGAAAACATCCTCACCATGAGATTGCTTGAGCCGGCTGCCGGCCAAGGCGCGTTTTTTCTGCCGTTACTGCCCCGTTTGGTTGATGCGTGTCACGCGCAAGGGAAGAAAATCGATACCCTCGGGCCTGTGATCCGCGCATACGAAGTTGATCCTGAGGTCGCAGCGAGTCTTCGCGCCAAATGCATTGGTAAGCTCGAGGACCTTGGGATATCGCGGGCTAAAGCAAAAGACATCGCGCAGTCGTGGATCAAGCACGAAGACTTTCTTGAGACGCGCCCGAGTAAGCGCTTCACGCACATTGTCTCCAATCCACCTTACATTCGCTGGGATGCCATCCCAGCCCGGCTACGCGACGTTTACAAAGCGCGATTTAAGTCTTTCAAACAGCGAGCCGACCTCTACGTCGCCTTTATCGAGCATGCGCTCGGCCTACTGGAGTCCCATGGTCAACTCGCCTTTTTGTGCCCTGGGACCTGGACGCGAAACGTCTACGGCAACGCCATTCGGGAGACTTTTACGTCGCGGGGACAGTTAAAGAGTATCATCGACTTCAGCGATGTCGACAGCTTTGAGACCTCGGCCGACGCTTATCCGCATTTCTTCGTGTTCCAGAGAGACATCTCGGGCCCCACAAAGATCTCGTCCGTCAAAGGAGTCGATAACATCGAAATTTCGGGTGACGAGATAGTCAGAACTTTTTTGCCTTCCGCTTCACCTCTTCTTCTTACACGCAACTCCGCTGCTGAAAATGCGGTCAATGCGGCTCGCCAGCGCTTCCCAAAACTAGAAGACGTCGGCTGCACCATTCGCGTTGGCTCTGCTACCGGATGTAATGATGTATTCTTGGGAGAAGCAAAAGACTTCGCGATCGAGCGCTCTAGGCTGTTACCATTCGTTAATGCGAGCTCGATCCACGATGGTGAAGTGCGCTGGACCGGCACGCACATCGTCAATGTATTCGATAAAAATGGAAAGGTCGCGGCACTCTCGAAATTTCCACGGATGGCCGCCTATCTACGGAAGAATAAGAAGGCTCTCCAATCGCGGGCGAAAGCGAGCCAATCAAAAGTCTGGTGGCGCACGATCGATAGTCTTCATCCCGATTGGCACGCCTCGCCAAAATTACTCATTGTCGATGTGTCGGCCGCGCCGGTAATCGGAATCGACCTTCACGGCTACTGCGCTGGCAGCGGGGTCTATCAAATCAAGAGCGACCATTGGCCCCTCGCTGATCTTTTGACCTTTCTATCGGCGGGTGTCCTCGGTCTTTTCGTGGCGAGCTTATCCGCAGGGTCAAAGGCGGGATTTCATCGGTTCCAGAAATACCAGATCGCGGCTGTTCATATGCCGCGGTGGGCGGATTTGTCGCCAGGCTGGCGGGTGAAGTTCAAAGATGCACGAAAGGCGAAAGACGGTCGCGCCGTCCTGAACTTGGTCGCCGAATTGTATGAATGCGACGCGAGCTTGCTGGAAAACCACGTAGCCCGCGATTGGGACGCCTTCTGTTCCAAACGGCCGAGACAGTAG
- a CDS encoding DUF736 domain-containing protein has product MVASRGTKEDTNMATIGNFTASGNGFVGSVKTLALGTVKTKIVPAERSSEKAPDYRIFAGANIEFGAMWKKKSQDTGREYHSVKLDDPSFPAPIYATLVEVEGEEGFSLIWSRSNRD; this is encoded by the coding sequence ATGGTCGCGTCCCGAGGAACGAAAGAGGACACGAACATGGCTACCATCGGCAACTTCACCGCTAGCGGAAACGGCTTCGTCGGAAGCGTCAAGACCCTCGCTCTTGGCACCGTCAAGACCAAGATCGTTCCGGCCGAGCGCTCCTCGGAGAAGGCTCCGGACTACCGCATCTTCGCAGGCGCGAACATCGAGTTCGGCGCCATGTGGAAGAAGAAGTCCCAGGATACGGGCCGCGAGTACCACTCGGTCAAGTTGGACGACCCGAGCTTTCCGGCACCGATCTACGCGACGCTGGTCGAGGTCGAAGGCGAGGAAGGCTTCTCGCTCATCTGGTCGCGATCGAACCGCGACTGA
- a CDS encoding type II toxin-antitoxin system PrlF family antitoxin — MAKAAEILEIPATITDRGQTTVPAAIRKMLALGKRDQVVFRGLADGTVMISKKETRAPEGDPVIGKFLDFLARDMTNEPGRIRPVPKSLVARGKGLVKGIRVDLGAALPDDDA, encoded by the coding sequence ATGGCGAAGGCAGCTGAAATCCTCGAGATCCCCGCAACCATCACGGATCGCGGACAGACTACAGTGCCAGCGGCCATCCGCAAGATGCTCGCCCTGGGAAAGCGCGACCAGGTCGTGTTTCGGGGGCTGGCAGACGGCACTGTCATGATCTCGAAAAAAGAAACGCGCGCGCCGGAGGGCGATCCCGTGATCGGCAAGTTCCTCGACTTTCTGGCCCGGGACATGACGAATGAGCCGGGAAGAATTCGGCCAGTGCCGAAGTCGCTGGTCGCGCGCGGCAAGGGCCTGGTCAAGGGCATCAGGGTCGACCTCGGCGCGGCCCTCCCGGACGACGATGCGTGA